The following DNA comes from Actinomycetota bacterium.
TTCACGTAGTCCTTGCCGATGACCAGGATGACATCGGCGTCGTAGGTTATGGCCACGCTCTCGTCTTCGAGCACCTTGTACGAGGCGCTCCTGTTTAAATCGCCGGCCACCATGCGCGCCTCATCACCGTGCCCCGGCGCATAGTAAACGGTCGTCCGTTCGTACGCGTTCACGGTGTTCCCTATCTTCACGTTCCGGTAGCCCTTGTCCTTCATGACCTCGGCGACCTTGGCGGCCATCCCCTCCCAGCGCACCCCGTTGAGCACCGCCAGGTTGACCGCCGCCCGGTTCCCCTGCGCCTCTCCCTCGTAGCGGAGCTTTTCCTGCTCCATGAGCTCCGCCCGCATCTCCTCCGGCGACTTCGTGCTGCAGTACTTCTCTATGTTCTCAAAAAGGCGCGCCGTGGCCTGGGCATCGTGAACGTAGTACCACGGCTGGCCAGGGGCGGGCTCCGGGCTGTCTCCCGGAAGCGTCGCGAACTCCACGTCCTTGACCTCCATGCCCTGCAGGGCTTCAGCAAGGGTGAAGATCATGTCCGGGTCGAGGGTGGTTTCGAGGTACTTGACCGCGGTATCGAGGATCTTCAAAAGGGACTGGATGTCGCGGATGGAAACCGCCTTTTCCATGGTCGCCTTCAGGAAGGCCTTCTGGTTCTCGATACGGTCCAGGTCGCCGCGGGGGAGCTTGCGGCTCCTGACCACGATCAGGGCCTGGTCCCCGTTCAGGTTGTAATCGCCCTTGGGCAGGTACCCCGTGAGGGGATCGTTGATGGTGTGTTCGAGGTGGAAGGGCACGCCGCCTATCGCGTTCACTATGTTCTTGAAGGCCTCGAAGTCCACCTCGGCGTAGTCGTTGATATCCATGCCGGAGAGCTTCTCCACCACCTCCACGGCCCCCGCGGGCCCCCTGAAGGCATGTGCGGCGTTTATCTTCTGCGTGCCGTACCCGGGGATGGTGACCTTGGTATCGCGGGGTATGGAAACCACCACCGCCTTCTTTTTCTTCACGTTGACGGAGACCAGGATCATCACGTCGGAGCGGGTGTTGCCCTCTTCCCCGGGAATGCTGCCCCTGTCTATGCCGATGAAAAGCACGTTGAGGTTCTTATCGGGGTCGTGCCACTTGCTGAGCTCGGCGTAGAGGTCGGGATCGTCCTCGCGGGATATCACCGCCGGCTCGAAGCGGAGTCGCACGTAGTGCTTGGAGGCCCATATCTTCACCATGTCGAGATTAAGCAGGCCCGTAACCAGGCCGCCCAGGAGCACCAGGACGGCCGCCACCTTGAGGATAAGCCTTCTTCTCCTCCGCTTTTGCAGCCTCAGCCTTTCCTGCCTTTTCATGTCACCTTCTGACGTCCGCTCCCGACGGGCGGTTCCTGCGGCAAGCGCCTCAACCCCGCCGGCAGCGCAGAACGACGAAGCGGCAAACGGTTAGAACGGAACCATCATATGGATTATATGTCGCCTTCCCCGACCGTGCCACCGCCCCTGCCGCCGCTCCCGCGATGATCGCCCGCCGCGCCATCCGGGGGTGGCGCATTGGCCCATGCCGCCGCCCGGGACGCCGCAACGTACCGGCACACCGCCACGTACCGATCTACCGCCACGTCCCAGGCACGCCGGACGGCGAACGCGCGCCCCGTTCCCGCTTTCCCGCGCCGGGTCCACCGACACCGCGCCTCAGCCGCCCTCTCCTTCTTCGCCGCCCACCTCCTCCAGCAACAACTCCTCGCCGGAAAGGCCCTCCTCCATGCTGCCGATGAGCTTCTCCACCTTAGCGCTGGTCTCCGCCAGGCGGCGGCGCGCCTCGCGGATAAGGCCCACCCCCTCCTCGAAGAGGCGCAGTCCCTCTTCCAACTCCAGGTCCTGCCTTTCCAGGGCGGCGGTTATCTCCTCGAGCCTCTCCATCATCCGCCGAAAAGTCATCTCGCTCAATGTCTTCCCCCCTTGTCTTCTCCCCTGTTCCGGAGACCGTTTCATTGTACCTTCCTCGCAAGGCGTCCTCGTCCTTTCAAGCTTTCGCGTGTAGGCGCGCCATCGCTCCCTCCAAGCATCCGTCTTCACGGCAAGCGCGTTCGTCAGCCGCGCCTCCGCGAGCTTGACCGCGTATACAGACGAACGCGCAACTCGTGAGACCGGGTTGCCGTCGGCATCATCGCTCTCAATGCGCCGCCTACGCTCATTCCCACGCACGCGCAACCCCTGCCGGGGCGGACGTTGCGAGGCGGCATGGGCGGCCGCCCCGCAAGTCGGCTTCCCGTCATTCTCGAGTTCACCCCGCTTCCGGGGGAGAGCCCTCACGCCATGATCAAGCCGACTGCCCTGCGCGGCCGGCGTACGCGGCTCGAGTTCACTCCGCCTCCGGGGAAAGGTTTTCGCGCGCCGGCTCTTCCCGCTCCCTGACCTCGCACCGCAGCCCGCCTCGGTGCAGGCGCACGTGCAACAACTGCCCGATCTCCGCCTCCGCGCTGCTGAGGAGCGGCTTTCTCTCACCGGCACGGGTGACGATGGCGTATCCCCTCGAGAGCACGGCGAGCGGGCTCAGGGCATGCAGCCGTGAGGAGAGCAGCCGCGTCCTCGTTTCCTCTGTGGCAAGAAGGGCTTCCATGCGGGACCTCAACTCCCCGCCGCGCAGGGTGGCCTCTCTTTCCTTCCATCTGTACCAGGAGCGGAAGGCGGAAACGAGCTGCGACTTCCCGCCCGCGATCCTGCGCGGCAGGTCCCGGTACTCGCGCGGAAAGAGCGCGAGCGCCCGCGCGTGACTGTCAAGGAGGCCTGAACCCCGGCGCAGGAAAGCGCGCACCTGGTTGACCAGTGCGACCTCCGCTTCCGCCAGTCGCTGGTACGCCTGACCCAGCAATACCTCCCGGTCGAGGTAGGGCCTGCGTCCTTCCAGGGAGAGCAGCCTCTTCTCCATCTCGTGCAGCGTGCGGCTCATCCCTTCCCGCAGGGCGAGTTCCCTGCCTCGCAGCAGGGAAAGGACCTCGGCGGACGACGGGACGGCGGCCTCCGCGGCCCCCGTGGGGGTGCTGGCGCGGAAGTCGGCGGCCAGGTCGGCAAGGGTGAGGTCCGGCTCGTGGCCCACGCCTGTGATCACAGGGATGGAGGAGGCCCTGATGGCCCTTACAACCTCCTCGCTGTTGAAGGGATGGAGGTCTTCCAGGGAACCCCCGCCTCGCGCCAGGATGATGACGTCCACGGGGCAGGCGTGGTTGAACAACGCAAGGGCCGCGACGATATCCCCCACCGCCTCGTCGCCCTGCACGCGCACGCCCCTTACCACCAGGCGACAGCAGGGATAGCGGCGGGTCAGGTTATGGACCACGTCCCTCACCGCCGCTCCCTCCAGGGAGGTGATGAGGCCCACGCGATCCGGATAAGCGGGAAGGGGCCTCTTCAATGCCTCGTCGAAGAGGCCTTCCCGGGCAAGACGGCGCAGGAGCCTGAAGAACTCGCGCCGCAATCTCCCTTCCCCGGCTTCCTGCAACCGGTAAACGTTCATGCGGTACTGGCCGCGTCGAACGTATATGCCCAGGCGTCCCTGCGCGAGCACCATGGTCCCCTCCCGCCCTTCCCAATCGGCGTCCCGCAAAGCCTCGCCGAAGATGACGCAGGGCAGGACGGCTTCCTCCTCGCGCAGGCTGAAGAAGGCGTAATTGGGGTAGGCGCGGTAATCGGAAACCTCTCCCTCCACCCACAGCACCAGGTCCTGCAGGAGAGCGTCCGCCATGCGGTTGACCTCGCCCACGCCGTAAACACGTTCCCCTTCCGGACCGGCCATGCGCGTATCCACCTTATCTTCCCCCGCTTTCTCCCGCGGCACTTTCTCGCGGTCGCCTCCGCCTCTCCTCACCCGGCTCGCGGAACGTGAAGATCCGTAGTCACGGAAATCTCGCGTCCCGCGGACTCCGTACCCGCGTGCGGCTTCGACCCCCCTGTTTCCCTCTATTTTAACCGTATTCAGTGCCATGGGCTGGTAGCTCGAGGGGATTGCTTCCGCAAATCCGCAGGCCGTCGCGGAACCCGGCGGGGCCACTCCCATGGAAGCCGTCCGCACGCGAAGGTTACGTCATGCGACTGCATGTTCCCGCCACCTCTTCCCGTGACAGCCCCGAGCTACAGCCGGGCGCACGCATTATACGCCCCTCACGGAATGACCCTTCGCCCATCGCCCGCGATCACGGGGAACTCCGGGGAGCGGGCAGGAAAAACGACGGCCGTGGTTGAAATACATTATGTAGTCGTTGGAAGGTCGTGGAAACCCTATATATTGTACACGCTGCCCGAAAGACCGAGGACGAGGTGACAGGGGGGCTGCGTTGGAGATACTGGCCCTGCTCCTTCTGGGTTTGATAGCCATGCTTGCCATCGTCCCTCCCATCATCCGCAACAAGCTGGAGGAATCGCCCCTCACCACCACCGAGAGCTTCCAGCGCAGCATGCAGGAGATCGCCCACTCAATCGAGGTCCGCGAAAACGCCCAGGAAGTGCGCGTTTCCCGTTCTCCCGCAGGAATGTACGCCCGCGAAGAACGGGCCAGGGGAAGGGCCGTTTCCGCGGCGGCACATGGAAGGGCGCGCGGACACAGGCGGGCCGCGGCGAGGCGCGCGCGCATAATCACCGCCCTCACCTTTTTCTCTTTCTGCTGGGGCGCAGCCACGCTGTTCAGCGGTAGGACATGGTGCCTCGCGGTCTTCGCCGCCTCCGTCTCCATGCTCGTCCTATACTGGGGGCTCGTCATGCTCGTGCCTTACCTGAGCGTGATGCCGTCGCTCGAAAAGGAAGGCCGCGAGCTGCAGGTGCCGCGCAGGAAGCAGGCGGTGTAACCCCACGCGAACAGGCCTCGATAGAACCTCCTTCCACGAGGCGCATCCGCTGCGCTGGGCCCAGGCATCATGATCCGCTGCGGTGATACGCGCGCTCAGCCCAGGGCCCCCAGCCTCCACAACACCAGCGCCGTGACCACGTGCATGGCCACGAAAAGGACCAGGAAGAGCAGGGAACGCCTCCCGTACTGGGGGCGGATATAGCAGAAGAATATCGCGATGAGGAAACCAACCACCGACACGCACAGGAGCGCGACGATAAAAGGCACCGCCCCACCCAGCCTTTCACGCTGGTTGGCCAGCAGGTAGCAGAAGAAGATGACGGCCAGTCCCGAGAGCACCACCAATAGCACCTGCGTCCAGGTCGGCTGTCTTTCCTCCATCACGCACCCGCCTTTCGCCGGGAACGTTTGTTCCGTCCACGCCAGACAATGCAATCCATAACGTCATTCACCTCCCGCGTACAACCAGCGCAGGCTCTCCCGCGACCGTCGCCTCGCCTCCCCGGCGCGGCGCAGCAGGATCCCTGCACCTTCCTTTGCGCCCGTCGTGAAGAACTTGCTCACCAGGGCCTTTCCAAGCTCACTCGACACCTTCCAGCGTCCCCCGCTCATGTGGGAGAGCACGCCCGCGACACCCTCTCCCCTCGCAAGAAGGCCCATGCCCCCAGCCAGAAAACCACCCACGAAGCTCAAGCAGGATTCCAACACGGAGGGCCTTCCCCCCGCCAGCCCCCGCACCACCACGTCCCCCAGGAACCCGATGCACCCGCAAAGAAACATGGAGGATAACTTCTGCGAAAGATTGGACAGAAGGGAGCCGGCGTAGAGGCCCGCCTGCGCCAATCCCTCGCCGCCGAGGAGGGACCCACCCGAGGTGAGAAAACCCGCGGCCAGGCCCTGTGCCGTTGCCTGTGAAAACAGGCCGCTGACCACCAGCTTGCCCAGGCTGCCGCTCAAACCTCCGATGACGAAAGAGGCCAGGACGGCCCACGGGCTCAACTTCCTCCCGCCGGCAACGCAAAACAGGGTATAAACTGCGGCGTTGGCCGCGCCATGCGCGAAAAAGGCCTTGCAGAAACCCAGCATCCCCAGCTTGGCGAAACCGCTGCCCATAATTGGTGCCAGATACTGGAAAAGCATGCATGCTCCCGCAGCCGCGCCGCCCACCGCGAGGGCGTTGAGAAAACAACCGCCGAACGTGAAGGAGTCCCCCGCCGCGAACGCGTAATAAACGCTGTAGCCCAGGGCGGCGGCGCTTCCCGCCACCGCGGCCACCACGATGGTGGCGAGGGAAAGCCCGAGGGCGAAACCGATGCCCACGACCGCCGCGCAGATGAGCAGGGCCGCGGCCAGCCCGGCCAGCACGGCCTGCACGAAACGGTTGGAGAGCACCGCTTTCGCCGCCCTTGCCAGGCCGCGATAAAGGGGATAAGCCCACGGCCTGATGCACGTCCTGTAGAAGTACGAAAGGCCCCTCCATAACGCCCTTGCCGCGCCGCAAGCGACGCGCCACGCGGCCGCTCCGACCACCCTCGCCGCCCTCGCAACGTAGTGCAAGCCGTCTTTCGCCGCCCTTGCAAGGTAGTCCACGCCGTCCTTTAACCATTCGCCGACCCCTCCGCCCCCGTGGCGTTGGAAATAGGCGTCGATGGCCTTCCGGTCCTCCCAGGGACCGAGGAAAAGGGACCTCGAGGGATGCAACCACTTCCCCAGCAGGTAGGGCAGCGGGTCCACCGCCACCCCCTTAAGGAAGAGGCCGAAGTGCAGGTGAGGCAAAGGAGTGGAGCGGTCCATCGCCCCGTCGCTCTCGCCCAGCAACTGGCCGGCCTCCACGTGTTGCCCCTTCCTCACGACGACCCGGCGAAGGGCCACGTAGGTGGTCTTGAAGTCGCCCGCGTGCAGCAGGCTCACGCAAATCCCCACCGGCGTTCCCCCCGCGAAGGAGACCGTCCCGGGGGCCGAGGCCCGGACCGCGCTTCCCACGGGGAGGAATATGTCTATGCCAGCGTGTCCTCCCGCCCCGTAGGAACCCCGCGCGGCACGGAAAGGCTGCACCACTTCGCCCCGCGCGGGCCACTTGAAGGAGGGTGCCTCCTCCCCGGCCGCAACGGCCGGGGAGGAAAGCGTTTGGAAGGAGAATAAGAAGAGGGTGTAGAGGAGGGGTATGAAGAGGGGTAGGGCAAGTGCCCGGCTCATGAAGGGTGCCTTTCCGCCCCGGCGACGGCCGTCACGCCCATCCGCTTCGCAGCCGGCCGGACGAGCCCGCCCGCCCCGCGTGCGGAACGCGATACGGCGGGGCGCGGTCGGGCTCATCGCTTGCGCCGGCTTCTCGGGGCGGTTCTCCTTCCGGGTGAAAAACAATTCAATATACCTCCACCGTGACCGCTGACGTGTCCGCGGCGCCATCGCAGTCCACCACCTCGAGGATCACCTGGAAGCGGGCGGGGACCACCGAAGAATCGAATACGTGCTGCGCGCTCATCCCCTCGAGGACGGTACCGTCACCGCAGCGCCACAGGTAACGGACGATCTTCCCGTCGGGGTCATAAGACCCACTACCATCCATGCGCACATAAAGGGGTGCCGGACCGCTGCGGCAAGAAAGGCGCGCGACGGCGCGGGGCGCGCGGTTCGCGGTGACAGCCTGTCCCTCAAGGGACCCTCTTACCGCGGCCGCGGACGCGGGGACATCCGGGGCAGAGGCGACAGGAGCGGTTTCCGCCGGGCCGCTCTCCCCCCGCGACAACGTCGGTGCTACCTCCCCTGAAGCAACGCCCTCCTCCGAGGCTCCACCCGTATCACCGGGGCCCGAGCTCACGACCAGGTTGATGACCTCCCCCGGCGGGAGCGCCGCTCCGCGAGCCGGCTCCTGCGCGATGACCCTTCCCGCGGACCAGAGGCGGGAAGGAGCCTCCCGCACCTGGTAGGACAGGCCCAGCTCCTCGAGCGCCTGTATCGCCTCCTCCTCGCTCATCCCCTCGAGGTCGGGCAGGATTATGGTCATCGTTTCCCCCGCCGTCTCCCCTTCGCCCCCGCCGCCGTCCCCGCGGAAGACCGCCGAGAAGGCGGTGAAGGCCATCCATGCCGCAAGTCCCCCCGCGAGCATGAGTGCCAGCAAGCGCAGAAGCCCCGGGCGACGTGAGCGAGCGTGCCTTTCCGATGCGGAAAACCCTTTCCGGTCAAGGCGCATCGCACCATAACGTCCCCGCGAGAGTCCCGCATCCCCACTGTCAACCGCGTGGCCTGTCCCACGGCCCGCCCTTCGGCCTTCCCCTTGACTCACACCGTGGCCCGCCCCATGGCTTTCCCCGCTGCCCATCGCGTGGCCCACTTCGCGGCTCGCGCCGCGGCGCCCGCCGCGTCTCGCTCCCGGATCTGTGTAACCCTCCCGGCGGGTTTCCCAGCCGGGGAAAGCCTCCCCGTCCCGAAAAACACCGCTTCCCCGCGCGTCGGTCTTACCTTGAAGAGCCCGCCCTCCCGGAGGGAAACCCTCGTACAGGGGGTACTCCCATCTTGAAGCGGCTTCGCCGACACGGTATCCCCCTTCTTCGTGGGGGGCATCGACGTTACGGCCTGACCCCCACTCCGTAGGGACATCCTTTTCTTTGCGGGCGTCCTCGTCGTGCAACATGTTCCTCTCGGGACCTTCAGGACCACGCTGCCGGCGCGAAAATCCTCCTTCCTCCCACGCTGCGCCTCCCGCATGCCAGCAACCCAACGCCTCCTGCAGCTCCTCCAGGATCAACCTGGGGGACGAAGGGCGCCTCTGGGGAAGCGGCTCGCTGGCCCTCCGCAGGAGTGCGCGGAGGCGGTCCGTCAACGCCTGCTCCGGCAACATCTCGACGAGCATCACCGCCAGCGCGAACACGTCAGATGCCCGGGTCCCTTCGCGCCCTCCATCGCTTTCCGGCGCGCGGTAGGGCGAGACGCGCGCGAGCAGAGACGGCTCCGCCTCCTCGAGCATCCAGCCGTATCCGGCCCTGGCGATCGCCACCCTGCCTCTCGCCCCTATGAAGACCTGGTGCGGGTTCAGGCCCAGGTAATAGAGGCCGAGGCCGTATGCTTCGCAGAGGACTTGCACGGCTGCCGCCGCGATCTCCTCCACCTGGGCGGGGGGAAGGCTTCCCGTCTGCCGTAACAGTCCCGCAAGGGTGGTGCCCTGCGACGCCGCCCTCACCGCGTACAGGCATCCCTCATCCTCCCACCAGGCGAAGAGGGGATAGACGTGCGGTCCCCGCATGCGCAGGGAGGCTTCCAGCAACTCCCCGAGGCGGGCGGGAGGGAAGGGGAAGCCGTCGCGATGGCTAGACACCGCGTCTATCTCGACCCTCGTGCCCAGGGAGACATCCTCTGCCTCGTAGGTGGCGAGAAAGCGCCCGGAAAACGTCTCCCCCAGCAAGCGATACCTGTCCGCGAGCATTTCCCCCGTCATCTTCATCACCTTGTACATTTAATCATGTTGTATAACATAATATAATTTATAATGTTAGTCAAGAGGGTGAAAGCCGGGAGGGCGGGGTTTTTATGCTTAAATCCCGGAAAAGGCGATGACCCGGCGCAAAGGGAACGCGCGGCCGGGATCCTGCGTGCATCTGACCCTTGCGGGCCCCCGGCGGCGGTGCCATCCTTGACGCATGAAGGTGGAGGAGCTGCTCTTCGGCATACTGTCCCTCGCCTGGGGCGTGATCCTTCTCGCCATGCGCGCGGAACTGCTGGGGTTCGCGCGGGAAGGGGGAAGGGGCCTGCGCGACCGGCGTGTCCTGAATGTCCTCGTAGTCTCCGCCGCGTGCCTTCTCTTTGTTGGAGGGACATACCTCCTTGTCGCTAGGGCCTTATGAACCGTGGCGCTGCATTCTCACGCGCATATCAGGCTGCGGGCGCACGTCGCGCGGCGCATGCCAGGCGGTTCGGCCCTTCGTCGCCTGGAAGAGGAGCGCGCGTACGAGGGAGACGCTGTCCGGCGCCTCCGCCGCCGTATAGAGGAGAGAAAAGAAACGGGGGCCGGCCGCCGCGCCCGCAAGCAGGTGCGGCCGTCACATGAGGGCGCGAGCCGGTGGCCGTTCCCCGCGATGTCCAGCAAGTTCAGTATGAATCCGGTACCACCGGCAGCATTATCCTCGAGGGATAACGCGCGGTGCGCAGCAGGTGGATGATGTTCAGGCCCCAGTAAGGCCAGCCGGTGAGGAGGTCGGCGGTGGAGATCTCCAGCCTGATGCGGCTGCCGGCGCGGAAGCGGTGGTAGCACGCCTGCATCTCCAGGGGGCCTCCCGAGCTCCCATTCTGCCACGCGGATTCCGTGTATCCCTCGAAGAACCCCCTGCTGACCAGGATCTCCCGCCCCTCGGCCGTCACTTCGTAGACCCAGGGGATGAGCTGGGTGAACTTGGCGGAGGAGCGGTAGAAGAACTCGAAGCGGGGCGGGCCCATGATGGTGATATCCTCTTTCAGGGGCTCGCTGAAGTATATGGCCTCCGTGAAGGGTATCCTCATGATCCTCATCCTGGTAGGATATTCCATGACGTCACCGCCCATTATCTGGGGGGCGTCCTGGATATAAGGCAAAGATATCCAGCCCGTGACCCCTGTGTTTATCAACAGGTCATAGGCGCCGGTGTTTCCGGGCTTTTTCTCGACGAGTGTCCCGTAGCCCTCCTTCCCCCTGCCTCCCAGGTACAAGGACAGTTGCTCCGTGCCGGGGAGGGGATAGTCGTCCGCCTGACCGTAATCCTCCGGGTCGGTGTGGCGATAGAAGGCCAGCGGGGGCTCCAGGTCCACCCCGTTGTTCACCCCCTTCAGGAAGCGGTCGAACCACCTGTCCACCTGCTCCCTCACCCAGGCGCTCTCCGGACTGCCCGTCATGAAATCCAGGGGAAAGGGGCCCGGGTAGCAACCGAGGTGCCCGTGGTTGGTGATGATGATGCGCTTCGGGGCAGCGACATGCTCGTACGCCATGAGCCCTTCGTTGGCGAAGAAGAGGTCGTCGTTCCATCCGGCGAGTATGAGGGTGGGGGTCACGATGGGGTGTTCCACCACGCCGTCGTATTCCTCGTCGCACCAGTAACGTGCGGAGCGCACCTTGAAGAAATGCCGGGCGTACTCCTCCTCCGCCTTGCGGCGCTGGGTGACCACCCCGT
Coding sequences within:
- a CDS encoding LCP family protein → MKRQERLRLQKRRRRRLILKVAAVLVLLGGLVTGLLNLDMVKIWASKHYVRLRFEPAVISREDDPDLYAELSKWHDPDKNLNVLFIGIDRGSIPGEEGNTRSDVMILVSVNVKKKKAVVVSIPRDTKVTIPGYGTQKINAAHAFRGPAGAVEVVEKLSGMDINDYAEVDFEAFKNIVNAIGGVPFHLEHTINDPLTGYLPKGDYNLNGDQALIVVRSRKLPRGDLDRIENQKAFLKATMEKAVSIRDIQSLLKILDTAVKYLETTLDPDMIFTLAEALQGMEVKDVEFATLPGDSPEPAPGQPWYYVHDAQATARLFENIEKYCSTKSPEEMRAELMEQEKLRYEGEAQGNRAAVNLAVLNGVRWEGMAAKVAEVMKDKGYRNVKIGNTVNAYERTTVYYAPGHGDEARMVAGDLNRSASYKVLEDESVAITYDADVILVIGKDYVKN
- the xseB gene encoding exodeoxyribonuclease VII small subunit: MTFRRMMERLEEITAALERQDLELEEGLRLFEEGVGLIREARRRLAETSAKVEKLIGSMEEGLSGEELLLEEVGGEEGEGG
- the xseA gene encoding exodeoxyribonuclease VII large subunit translates to MAGPEGERVYGVGEVNRMADALLQDLVLWVEGEVSDYRAYPNYAFFSLREEEAVLPCVIFGEALRDADWEGREGTMVLAQGRLGIYVRRGQYRMNVYRLQEAGEGRLRREFFRLLRRLAREGLFDEALKRPLPAYPDRVGLITSLEGAAVRDVVHNLTRRYPCCRLVVRGVRVQGDEAVGDIVAALALFNHACPVDVIILARGGGSLEDLHPFNSEEVVRAIRASSIPVITGVGHEPDLTLADLAADFRASTPTGAAEAAVPSSAEVLSLLRGRELALREGMSRTLHEMEKRLLSLEGRRPYLDREVLLGQAYQRLAEAEVALVNQVRAFLRRGSGLLDSHARALALFPREYRDLPRRIAGGKSQLVSAFRSWYRWKEREATLRGGELRSRMEALLATEETRTRLLSSRLHALSPLAVLSRGYAIVTRAGERKPLLSSAEAEIGQLLHVRLHRGGLRCEVREREEPARENLSPEAE
- a CDS encoding M23 family metallopeptidase, which gives rise to MSRALALPLFIPLLYTLFLFSFQTLSSPAVAAGEEAPSFKWPARGEVVQPFRAARGSYGAGGHAGIDIFLPVGSAVRASAPGTVSFAGGTPVGICVSLLHAGDFKTTYVALRRVVVRKGQHVEAGQLLGESDGAMDRSTPLPHLHFGLFLKGVAVDPLPYLLGKWLHPSRSLFLGPWEDRKAIDAYFQRHGGGGVGEWLKDGVDYLARAAKDGLHYVARAARVVGAAAWRVACGAARALWRGLSYFYRTCIRPWAYPLYRGLARAAKAVLSNRFVQAVLAGLAAALLICAAVVGIGFALGLSLATIVVAAVAGSAAALGYSVYYAFAAGDSFTFGGCFLNALAVGGAAAGACMLFQYLAPIMGSGFAKLGMLGFCKAFFAHGAANAAVYTLFCVAGGRKLSPWAVLASFVIGGLSGSLGKLVVSGLFSQATAQGLAAGFLTSGGSLLGGEGLAQAGLYAGSLLSNLSQKLSSMFLCGCIGFLGDVVVRGLAGGRPSVLESCLSFVGGFLAGGMGLLARGEGVAGVLSHMSGGRWKVSSELGKALVSKFFTTGAKEGAGILLRRAGEARRRSRESLRWLYAGGE
- a CDS encoding PASTA domain-containing protein; translation: MTGEMLADRYRLLGETFSGRFLATYEAEDVSLGTRVEIDAVSSHRDGFPFPPARLGELLEASLRMRGPHVYPLFAWWEDEGCLYAVRAASQGTTLAGLLRQTGSLPPAQVEEIAAAAVQVLCEAYGLGLYYLGLNPHQVFIGARGRVAIARAGYGWMLEEAEPSLLARVSPYRAPESDGGREGTRASDVFALAVMLVEMLPEQALTDRLRALLRRASEPLPQRRPSSPRLILEELQEALGCWHAGGAAWEEGGFSRRQRGPEGPERNMLHDEDARKEKDVPTEWGSGRNVDAPHEEGGYRVGEAASRWEYPLYEGFPPGGRALQGKTDARGSGVFRDGEAFPGWETRREGYTDPGARRGGRRGASREVGHAMGSGESHGAGHGVSQGEGRRAGRGTGHAVDSGDAGLSRGRYGAMRLDRKGFSASERHARSRRPGLLRLLALMLAGGLAAWMAFTAFSAVFRGDGGGGEGETAGETMTIILPDLEGMSEEEAIQALEELGLSYQVREAPSRLWSAGRVIAQEPARGAALPPGEVINLVVSSGPGDTGGASEEGVASGEVAPTLSRGESGPAETAPVASAPDVPASAAAVRGSLEGQAVTANRAPRAVARLSCRSGPAPLYVRMDGSGSYDPDGKIVRYLWRCGDGTVLEGMSAQHVFDSSVVPARFQVILEVVDCDGAADTSAVTVEVY
- a CDS encoding CocE/NonD family hydrolase; translation: MSGNKRHHVSALLLSILLCAILCATGALPVGAPPSLQAAGAAEVQRETQRTYEVERICEEWTMWDGARLPVSVFYPADAAPGETFPAILVVHGWSLDKTMGEWAAEYYASRGYVTLAFTVRGWFGAGGEVGCMDPEREMRDVSCIIDLLARDDRLPLREDEKGPVVGITGASMGGCFSYLMSERRDPRPGDPGDPRIRAAVPMHGSFDLIFSLYPNNVMKFLWTTFLLFGAYTGRLSGFLVSLVGLALDKRLDNQQKLGVLLDRLLKLIPPISNVDSELPYIYGVVTQRRKAEEEYARHFFKVRSARYWCDEEYDGVVEHPIVTPTLILAGWNDDLFFANEGLMAYEHVAAPKRIIITNHGHLGCYPGPFPLDFMTGSPESAWVREQVDRWFDRFLKGVNNGVDLEPPLAFYRHTDPEDYGQADDYPLPGTEQLSLYLGGRGKEGYGTLVEKKPGNTGAYDLLINTGVTGWISLPYIQDAPQIMGGDVMEYPTRMRIMRIPFTEAIYFSEPLKEDITIMGPPRFEFFYRSSAKFTQLIPWVYEVTAEGREILVSRGFFEGYTESAWQNGSSGGPLEMQACYHRFRAGSRIRLEISTADLLTGWPYWGLNIIHLLRTARYPSRIMLPVVPDSY